The region TATGACTACGTGAGCTTGGAAGGCGTGTGCTTGCGCAACGTTAGCTACAAGCTGAAGGACGTGATCGACGGCACGGCCAACACGTTCATGCTCGGCGAGAACTCGAAACACAATGAAAAATACGGTTCCCGATTTCGAAGTTGGGTCCGCGGCTGCACCGCGAACGGTGGAACCGATGTTTCGCAGACAGCCGAAATTTGCGGCTGCCGCAACATTAAAGACGGCATCAACGTGCCTACGCTCGCGGCCAACACGTTGTTCAACAGCATCACGATGGGGAGCCAGCATCCTGGCGGCACCAATTTTTCGATGTGCGACGGCGCGGTTCGCTATGTGACCGAAAGCATCGATCTTGGCGTTTACCGAGCGACTGCCAGCCGCAACAGCGGCGAGCCGAAGACGATCGAATAATCCGCTTCCCATCTGTCGCCAATTTTTTAAATCCTAGGAAGCGAGTCGCGCATGCTCCACCGCTGGTCGGTCGCCGTTTTTGTGTTGGTCGCTTTGATTGCGGCGAGTGGTTGCGAAAAGAAGGTGCAGCGCTTTCACGTCTGGGGCAAGATCACGTACCAAGGCCAGCCCATTCCAGCCGGCAGCATCACGTTCGACCCCGACCTACAAGCTGGCGCCGACGGACCACAGGGATTTGCCATCATCAAGAATGGCGAGTTTGATACTCGCAAAGATGGCGGCATTGCAACGGTCGGTGGCAAGTACATGGCACGAGTGTATGCGACCGATGGGGTTGCCGGTCCGGAGATCCCCAACGGCAGGCCTTTGTTTCCCGAGCGCAGCATTCCGCAGGATCTGCCTAAGGCCGATGGCGAACTCAACATTGATGTGCCGCGGAAGTAGGCACTACTTCTTCTTCAGCTCTTCCCGCAGCGATTTGATTTCTCGCTGTTGGTGATCGATCACGGCCTGGTAGCGCTCGAGCGATTTGATCAGTAGATCGATCTTTTGTTCGGCAGTTGGCGGCAACGGCTCTTTGTCTTTGTCGGCTGGGAGCGGCACCGCGAGTTCGCGAACATGGCCGCGACTCGACTGGGCAAAGTAGTTGCCATCGGCACTGCGACCTACTTCCACGCGCGGCAGGATCAACTGGCCGAGCTGGTTGTGCGGTAGCTGCGGCAGTTCGACGCCGCCGCCGAGCGTGATCGTCAGTTCGATCTCGCCTGCATCCCGTTCGACGCGATAGCGAATCGTATCGCCCGGCTGTTTGTACATGGTCGGTAGCACGGCTTGATAGGTTGAACGAATCAGCACGCCGTTGACGGCGACGATGCGATCGCCCACTTTCAGGCCCGCTTTATCGGCTGGCCCGCCCGCCGTGATCCGTTGCACGAGCACCATTTCTTCGTTGCCGTCGAGCACCATGCCGACCACCGGCCGACGACGCTTGAGCACCACCACGCCGTTGCCGTTGGCAGCTTCCACGCTGCGAACGAGGCGGCTGATGTGGCTGGCTGGCACCGCATAAGTCCAACCGCGCTGTGCGACCGGTTCGTCAATGGCGAGGATGATGCCAAGCACTTCGGCGGCTCGATTGGCAAGCGGCGAACCGCTTGAGGTTTCGACCGTGCGCAGATCGCATTGCAATAGCGGTGGCAATAGTAGGCCAGTCAATGTTCGTTCGACCGCTCCCACGATGCCGACCGAAACGATGGGCCGATCGACACCCCAAGCCGCGCCGGTCATCACTTGTTCGCCGACATCGGGAGCATCGGCGGCGAGCTTCAGCGGCGTGAGCTCTTTTCCTTCGCAGCCGAGCAGCGACAAGCCGGAGTATTCATCAACGGCGAGCAACTTCGCATCGCTCTGCACGCCGCCGGCGAGCGTCAAACGGACGCGATCGTCGCTGGCGACAAGCGTCGCCGTGACCACCTTATTCGGCGACACGCAAAAGCCCGTGCAGACCATCACCGACGCTTGCGGGGCCGGCTTCGTTTCTTCTTTGCCGCTTAGTTCATCGGCGGCTTTTTCTTCGGCAGCTGGCTTCGCGGCTTCCATTCGGCGAATGCGAACCGTGACCACTGACTGCTGCAGTTTCGCGGCGGCCCCTTTCCAATCACCGGTAGCCTGTTGCGCGCACAGCGGCAGCGGTGCGCTGGCGGCGAGCAAGAGAGCGAAGATGAGGAAGGTGCGAGTCATAATCGATTGCGAGAACTAAAATGCAATGCGGCCAGCGACAGGGGATTGTTCCTGCCAGAGATCGAGCAAGCCTTCGAGCTCCGGACCATTCACATCGACCAGGGCGGGGCGAAATGAAACAGGCGTCAGGTCGGCGTCATTCACCGGATTGCTCACAACCGGCACGCTGACGACAGCGTTCTCGGGCGGGAGGTTCGCTTCTGGTTGGGCTGTTTGTTGGCTGCCACGCGAGAGGACAATCAGCGTCAAACCACATACCAGCAATAAGGCAGCGGCGGCCGAAACCCCCAGCGGCAACCGTCGGCGCTGCCACCAAGAGCGAGGCTCTGCGGCCAGCGCTTCCATCAGCTTGGTCGGCGCCTGGCAGGCCGGATAAACACTGCTCAGCCGCTGCGCGTCGCACTGCAGTTGCTCACTGAGCGCGGCGAAATCATCCGGCAGTTCGCCGTCGAAATTCGGGTCATCGAGCGGGTCATGAATCGGATCAAACGACATGCGAGAGGTCCTCACCGGGGAAAGCTGGCAGTTGGCTGGCTTCTTCCCCTTCTTGTTCCAGCAATTTGCGGAGAGCGGCCAGACCGTGGAAAATCCGCGATTTCACGGTTCCCAGTGGGCACTCCAAAATCTCCGCGATCTCTTCGTAGCGCAGCCCTTCGCTGAACCGCAACACCAGCGACTGCCGCTGGCCATCGGGCAACTGAGCCACGCGGGCCCATAGGCTGTT is a window of Anatilimnocola floriformis DNA encoding:
- a CDS encoding S1C family serine protease, with amino-acid sequence MTRTFLIFALLLAASAPLPLCAQQATGDWKGAAAKLQQSVVTVRIRRMEAAKPAAEEKAADELSGKEETKPAPQASVMVCTGFCVSPNKVVTATLVASDDRVRLTLAGGVQSDAKLLAVDEYSGLSLLGCEGKELTPLKLAADAPDVGEQVMTGAAWGVDRPIVSVGIVGAVERTLTGLLLPPLLQCDLRTVETSSGSPLANRAAEVLGIILAIDEPVAQRGWTYAVPASHISRLVRSVEAANGNGVVVLKRRRPVVGMVLDGNEEMVLVQRITAGGPADKAGLKVGDRIVAVNGVLIRSTYQAVLPTMYKQPGDTIRYRVERDAGEIELTITLGGGVELPQLPHNQLGQLILPRVEVGRSADGNYFAQSSRGHVRELAVPLPADKDKEPLPPTAEQKIDLLIKSLERYQAVIDHQQREIKSLREELKKK